A segment of the Hallerella succinigenes genome:
GTACTTCCCGGTCACTTCGGAATGGAGCCAGGTAATGTCCCAACACCAGACCTGGTTCGGTCCTTTCGCTGAATATTCAGGCCGTTTACGCCGCACAATATTGCGGTCGGCGACTCTGCCTATGCCTTGATAATAAGCTTTCATAACGCGTTCGCAAGTCGACGGCGAAGCAATGTAGATTCCTTGATCCATAAGCTTTGCATGGGCGATATTCAACGGGAGGTTACGGTATTCTTCCCTCGTAAAGTTTTCGATAATCGAGGCTGTTTCTTCCAGGGAAAGCCGTTGTGAATTGTTTTCACGATAGCCACCTCGGTTGTCCGCAACATTCCTTCGCCAGCGCCTGTAACGACGTTCGCAAAGACCGATTACATCGCACGCCTTGGAAAGCCTTGCGCCATTTTGGATAGCCTCCTCGATGGCCGCAAGGATTTTCCGTTTCTTTTCCTCTTCTACTTTTCCGGTCCCAATATTGCCGAAGTTTTTTTTTGAAGAATCAGGAGTGCGGCTGCTTCGGCAAGTGCTTTTTCCTTGCGTGCAAGTTCCGCCTTGAGCTTGGCAACTTCATCCTCATGCTGTTTTACGGACATCACGTTTCCGTCACCAGAGTTCTCCATTGCGGAAAGAGAAAGGTCTCTCCAGGACTGGAGTTCTGCAAAAGAAACCCCGTTTTCGGCACAGAACTTTTCGAGTTCCTCTGGTGTCATGCCCTCAGATTTTGCGACGAGGCTGAACTTGGTGAGTGCGGATCTTTTTGCCGATTTCTTGCTCATGGAGACTCCCTGACGTTTGCGTTGCCGTTCCGCAGCAATCCATGAGTACAATGTAGCTTTTGGCAGGTTCATTTCTTCGGCGATGGTCTTGACAGACGGGCATCCCGGCTTCTTTATTCGCTCAAGAAATGAATCCCTGAGTGTTGTATCGGTAGTTTTTCTGGACATAAAAGTCCCCTTTCCGCCCCGGATTTAGGAGATGAAAGCGGACATTTTGACCTGAGGAAGGGGGGTGGCCCTCGCCGGGTCGGGCTATATTTTAACGCGTTGCGGTCGGCTCTTGCGAATCGCCTGCAACGCTGTTAAAATAGAGCCTCGCTTCGCGAGTCTTGTCCCCAAGGGGTCACTATCCCTAACGCGAATGCTCAAAAT
Coding sequences within it:
- a CDS encoding terminase gpP N-terminus-related DNA-binding protein, giving the protein MSRKTTDTTLRDSFLERIKKPGCPSVKTIAEEMNLPKATLYSWIAAERQRKRQGVSMSKKSAKRSALTKFSLVAKSEGMTPEELEKFCAENGVSFAELQSWRDLSLSAMENSGDGNVMSVKQHEDEVAKLKAELARKEKALAEAAALLILQKKTSAILGPEK